In Lotus japonicus ecotype B-129 chromosome 5, LjGifu_v1.2, one genomic interval encodes:
- the LOC130717880 gene encoding transcription initiation factor TFIID subunit 4b-like isoform X1 produces the protein MDPSIVKLLEDDEDETMHSRVDVEAFQAALNRDIGGDASTSQLSGSDSVLSQENNNTVSQSLPQWPTSSLDSQTDSQNQEPKSVVQEEQPSEMELKQPVPLVEQLQHVASQDVNNALLSQKQSQDECHQVPTVQVSLQNSQASGSQNSGKDPVLNNEVVKTHNPSSESQYAKLQQMSNQQATVTEQPNNQTNRGNQVPFGLLLPVLIPQLAKDKAMQLQTLFAKLKKDEIQKSDFVRVMKNIVGEQMLRLALVKVQSQTRSNQEPAGQQHPVRTQTVSSGVRHVNDPHASAQMHQRSMAADQNRMTSSAVQIMERNARKSQELDVKIESQGLQSSQLPFSRNAVSQETERSSVHIQGLNKQQQQHIHFPSAYGSSNDSYNPFSGASSGSNSFIKPQQQDSHMSQIPHQSISSNHLGGTTHMIGIPKLEQQNSLNDSKKLGGSVCAAVNRAASQQTSNAWQPPTNKEQNLGFMSSASYVKKEPGDLSTEQQHRHNLSKLHGLPSVNSAQVEKGGANQRTVMDEFSRGLPASTSTPPTTSVMTQLDPNVSTPSNVSGVIARTPLKKPPLAQKKQLDVPGSSPPPPSKKQKSSGGSVEQSIEQLNDVTAVSGVDLREEEEQLFSGQKEDSRVSEASRKAVQEEEERLILQKAPLQKKLIDIMAKCGLKGMSNDVERCLSLCVEERMRGLISNLIRLSKQRVDVEKTRHRTIVTSDVGQQILTINRKVREEWEKNLAEEKLRKLNDVESNAGDDGDAEKDESRSKSTKVNKEEDGKLRTNAANVAARAAVGGDDMLSKWQLLAEQARQKREEAMDTSSGSQPSNDVNPKSLSTSGRGTKDDQEGERKGSTAFLAASGSAGKHGRNHAVASQARVARSISVKDVIAVLEREPQMSKSPLVHRLYERIHSDAPAE, from the exons ATGGACCCATCTATAGTGAAACTTCTTGAAGATGacgag GATGAAACAATGCATTCGCGGGTGGATGTGGAAGCTTTCCAGGCTGCTCTAAATAGAGATATTGGAGGAGATGCATCTACTTCTCAGCTTTCTGGTTCAGATTCAG TTTTGTCTCAAGAAAACAATAATACAGTTAGTCAGTCATTACCCCAGTGGCCAACTTCTAGCCTTGACAGCCAAACTGACAGTCAAAATCAAGAGCCTAAATCTGTAGTGCAGGAAGAGCAACCTTCTGAGATGGAACTGAAGCAACCTGTACCTCTTGTGGAACAACTGCAGCATGTTGCTTCACAGGATGTAAATAATGCTCTGTTGTCACAGAAACAATCTCAAGATGAATGTCACCAAGTGCCGACTGTACAAGTTTCCCTCCAAAATTCTCAAGCAAGTGGAAGTCAGAATTCTGGAAAAGATCCAGTCCTTAATAATGAAGTAGTCAAAACCCATAACCCCAGTAGTGAATCTCAGTATGCCAAGTTGCAGCAGATGAGTAATCAACAGGCTACAGTCACCGAGCAGCCAAACAACCAAACTAATCGTGGTAATCAAGTACCATTTGGTCTGTTGCTACCCGTCTTGATTCCCCAACTTGCCAAAGACAAAGCCATGCAACTTCAAACTCTATTTGCTAAACTGAAG aAAGATGAAATACAGAAAAGCGATTTTGTGCGGGTGATGAAGAATATTGTTGGGGAGCAGATGCTTAGACTAGCATTAGTAAAAGTGCAATCCCAG ACAAGGTCAAACCAGGAACCTGCTGGGCAGCAGCACCCTGTAAGGACACAAACTGTTAGTTCAGGGGTAAGGCATGTGAATGATCCCCATGCTTCAGCACAGATGCATCAGAGAAGCATGGCTGCTGACCAAAATCGAATGACGTCCTCAGCGGTCCAAATTATGGAGAGAAatgctaggaaatctcaggaatTGGATGTTAAAATAGAATCTCAAGGATTGCAATCAAGCCAATTGCCATTTTCACGTAATGCTGTTAGCCAAGAAACAGAAAGATCATCAGTTCACATACAAGGGCTTAATaagcagcagcaacaacatATACACTTTCCATCAGCATATGGAAGTAGTAATGATAGTTATAACCCTTTTTCTGGCGCAAGCAGTGGTTCCAATTCATTTATTAAACCACAGCAACAAGATTCACATATGAGTCAAATTCCACATCAAAGCATTAGTTCAAATCACTTAGGTGGGACAACACATATGATAGGTATACCAAAGCTTGAACAGCAGAATTCTTTAAATGACTCCAAGAAACTAGGTGGATCTGTGTGTGCTGCTGTAAACAGAGCAGCATCTCAGCAAACTTCAAATGCCTGGCAACCACCAACGAACAAAGAACAAAATTTGGGCTTTATGTCGTCTGCTTCTTATGTCAAAAAGGAGCCAGGTGACTTGTCTACAGAGCAGCAACATAGGCATAATTTGTCTAAATTGCATGGACTGCCTTCTGTTAATTCTGCACAGGTTGAAAAGGGTGGTGCTAATCAAAGGACTGTAATGGACGAGTTTTCAAGAGGTCTTCCTGCATCAACAAGCACGCCTCCTACAACTTCTGTAATGACCCAACTAGACCCTAATGTCTCT ACCCCATCGAACGTATCTGGAGTTATTGCAAGGACACCTCTTAAAAAGCCTCCTCTTGCCCAGAAGAAACAACTTGACGTGCCTGGTTCCTCACCTCCTCCGCCAAG taaaaaacaaaaatcgtCTGGGGGATCTGTAGAACAAAGCATTGAACAGCTTAATGACGTGACTGCTGTCAGTGGAGTTGATCTTAGG GAAGAGGAAGAGCAGCTATTTTCTGGGCAGAAAGAGGATAGTCGAGTTTCAGAAGCATCTCGAAAAGCTGTGCAAGAAGAGGAGGAAAGGCTGATTTTGCAGAAAGCTCCATTGcaaaagaagttgattgacaTTA TGGCCAAGTGTGGCTTGAAGGGTATGAGCAATGATGTGGAGAGATGCTTGTCACTG TGTGTAGAGGAAAGAATGCGTGGACTCATAAGTAACCTGATTAGACTGTCAAAACAG CGGGTTGATGTTGAGAAGACAAGACATCGGACAATTGTCACCTCAGATGTTGGGCAGCAAATACTGACAATAAATAGGAAAGTAAGGGAAGAGTGGGAGAAAAATCTGGCAGAAGAGAAGCTTCGGAAACTAAATGAT gtTGAGAGCAATGCTGGAGATGATGGTGATGCGGAGAAGGATGAGAGTCGTTCTAAATCGACAAAG GTGAACAAGGAAGAGGATGGCAAGCTGAGGACGAATGCTGCAAATGTTGCTGCCCGCGCTGCTGTTGGGGGGGATGATATGCTCTCAAAGTGGCAACTTCTGGCTGAGCAAGCCAGGCAGAAACGTGAAGAGGCGATGGACACGTCATCCGGTTCGCAGCCATCAAATGATGTGAACCCGAAATCCTTATCAACATCTGGAAGAGGTACAAAGGATGACCAAGAAGGGGAGAGAAAAGGTTCTACTGCTTTTCTTGCAGCTTCAG
- the LOC130717880 gene encoding transcription initiation factor TFIID subunit 4b-like isoform X2, producing the protein MDPSIVKLLEDDEDETMHSRVDVEAFQAALNRDIGGDASTSQLSGSDSVLSQENNNTVSQSLPQWPTSSLDSQTDSQNQEPKSVVQEEQPSEMELKQPVPLVEQLQHVASQDVNNALLSQKQSQDECHQVPTVQVSLQNSQASGSQNSGKDPVLNNEVVKTHNPSSESQYAKLQQMSNQQATVTEQPNNQTNRGNQVPFGLLLPVLIPQLAKDKAMQLQTLFAKLKKDEIQKSDFVRVMKNIVGEQMLRLALVKVQSQTRSNQEPAGQQHPVRTQTVSSGVRHVNDPHASAQMHQRSMAADQNRMTSSAVQIMERNARKSQELDVKIESQGLQSSQLPFSRNAVSQETERSSVHIQGLNKQQQQHIHFPSAYGSSNDSYNPFSGASSGSNSFIKPQQQDSHMSQIPHQSISSNHLGGTTHMIGIPKLEQQNSLNDSKKLGGSVCAAVNRAASQQTSNAWQPPTNKEQNLGFMSSASYVKKEPGDLSTEQQHRHNLSKLHGLPSVNSAQVEKGGANQRTVMDEFSRGLPASTSTPPTTSTPSNVSGVIARTPLKKPPLAQKKQLDVPGSSPPPPSKKQKSSGGSVEQSIEQLNDVTAVSGVDLREEEEQLFSGQKEDSRVSEASRKAVQEEEERLILQKAPLQKKLIDIMAKCGLKGMSNDVERCLSLCVEERMRGLISNLIRLSKQRVDVEKTRHRTIVTSDVGQQILTINRKVREEWEKNLAEEKLRKLNDVESNAGDDGDAEKDESRSKSTKVNKEEDGKLRTNAANVAARAAVGGDDMLSKWQLLAEQARQKREEAMDTSSGSQPSNDVNPKSLSTSGRGTKDDQEGERKGSTAFLAASGSAGKHGRNHAVASQARVARSISVKDVIAVLEREPQMSKSPLVHRLYERIHSDAPAE; encoded by the exons ATGGACCCATCTATAGTGAAACTTCTTGAAGATGacgag GATGAAACAATGCATTCGCGGGTGGATGTGGAAGCTTTCCAGGCTGCTCTAAATAGAGATATTGGAGGAGATGCATCTACTTCTCAGCTTTCTGGTTCAGATTCAG TTTTGTCTCAAGAAAACAATAATACAGTTAGTCAGTCATTACCCCAGTGGCCAACTTCTAGCCTTGACAGCCAAACTGACAGTCAAAATCAAGAGCCTAAATCTGTAGTGCAGGAAGAGCAACCTTCTGAGATGGAACTGAAGCAACCTGTACCTCTTGTGGAACAACTGCAGCATGTTGCTTCACAGGATGTAAATAATGCTCTGTTGTCACAGAAACAATCTCAAGATGAATGTCACCAAGTGCCGACTGTACAAGTTTCCCTCCAAAATTCTCAAGCAAGTGGAAGTCAGAATTCTGGAAAAGATCCAGTCCTTAATAATGAAGTAGTCAAAACCCATAACCCCAGTAGTGAATCTCAGTATGCCAAGTTGCAGCAGATGAGTAATCAACAGGCTACAGTCACCGAGCAGCCAAACAACCAAACTAATCGTGGTAATCAAGTACCATTTGGTCTGTTGCTACCCGTCTTGATTCCCCAACTTGCCAAAGACAAAGCCATGCAACTTCAAACTCTATTTGCTAAACTGAAG aAAGATGAAATACAGAAAAGCGATTTTGTGCGGGTGATGAAGAATATTGTTGGGGAGCAGATGCTTAGACTAGCATTAGTAAAAGTGCAATCCCAG ACAAGGTCAAACCAGGAACCTGCTGGGCAGCAGCACCCTGTAAGGACACAAACTGTTAGTTCAGGGGTAAGGCATGTGAATGATCCCCATGCTTCAGCACAGATGCATCAGAGAAGCATGGCTGCTGACCAAAATCGAATGACGTCCTCAGCGGTCCAAATTATGGAGAGAAatgctaggaaatctcaggaatTGGATGTTAAAATAGAATCTCAAGGATTGCAATCAAGCCAATTGCCATTTTCACGTAATGCTGTTAGCCAAGAAACAGAAAGATCATCAGTTCACATACAAGGGCTTAATaagcagcagcaacaacatATACACTTTCCATCAGCATATGGAAGTAGTAATGATAGTTATAACCCTTTTTCTGGCGCAAGCAGTGGTTCCAATTCATTTATTAAACCACAGCAACAAGATTCACATATGAGTCAAATTCCACATCAAAGCATTAGTTCAAATCACTTAGGTGGGACAACACATATGATAGGTATACCAAAGCTTGAACAGCAGAATTCTTTAAATGACTCCAAGAAACTAGGTGGATCTGTGTGTGCTGCTGTAAACAGAGCAGCATCTCAGCAAACTTCAAATGCCTGGCAACCACCAACGAACAAAGAACAAAATTTGGGCTTTATGTCGTCTGCTTCTTATGTCAAAAAGGAGCCAGGTGACTTGTCTACAGAGCAGCAACATAGGCATAATTTGTCTAAATTGCATGGACTGCCTTCTGTTAATTCTGCACAGGTTGAAAAGGGTGGTGCTAATCAAAGGACTGTAATGGACGAGTTTTCAAGAGGTCTTCCTGCATCAACAAGCACGCCTCCTACAACTTCT ACCCCATCGAACGTATCTGGAGTTATTGCAAGGACACCTCTTAAAAAGCCTCCTCTTGCCCAGAAGAAACAACTTGACGTGCCTGGTTCCTCACCTCCTCCGCCAAG taaaaaacaaaaatcgtCTGGGGGATCTGTAGAACAAAGCATTGAACAGCTTAATGACGTGACTGCTGTCAGTGGAGTTGATCTTAGG GAAGAGGAAGAGCAGCTATTTTCTGGGCAGAAAGAGGATAGTCGAGTTTCAGAAGCATCTCGAAAAGCTGTGCAAGAAGAGGAGGAAAGGCTGATTTTGCAGAAAGCTCCATTGcaaaagaagttgattgacaTTA TGGCCAAGTGTGGCTTGAAGGGTATGAGCAATGATGTGGAGAGATGCTTGTCACTG TGTGTAGAGGAAAGAATGCGTGGACTCATAAGTAACCTGATTAGACTGTCAAAACAG CGGGTTGATGTTGAGAAGACAAGACATCGGACAATTGTCACCTCAGATGTTGGGCAGCAAATACTGACAATAAATAGGAAAGTAAGGGAAGAGTGGGAGAAAAATCTGGCAGAAGAGAAGCTTCGGAAACTAAATGAT gtTGAGAGCAATGCTGGAGATGATGGTGATGCGGAGAAGGATGAGAGTCGTTCTAAATCGACAAAG GTGAACAAGGAAGAGGATGGCAAGCTGAGGACGAATGCTGCAAATGTTGCTGCCCGCGCTGCTGTTGGGGGGGATGATATGCTCTCAAAGTGGCAACTTCTGGCTGAGCAAGCCAGGCAGAAACGTGAAGAGGCGATGGACACGTCATCCGGTTCGCAGCCATCAAATGATGTGAACCCGAAATCCTTATCAACATCTGGAAGAGGTACAAAGGATGACCAAGAAGGGGAGAGAAAAGGTTCTACTGCTTTTCTTGCAGCTTCAG